A single window of Burkholderiales bacterium DNA harbors:
- a CDS encoding restriction endonuclease subunit S, translated as FLFYLLGTLNLNNWRAGSGQPLLNQDILNRIPTAVPEPAEQRAIAHILGTLDDKIELNRRMSETLEAMARALFKAWFVDFEPVRAKTEGRWRRGESLPGLPAHLYDLFPDRLVNSELGEIPEGWGVGTLGDVADHPRRGVQPNSIEPDTPYIALEHMPKRCIALYDWGVADGLESNKFEFKKGEILFGKLRPYFHKVGVAPVDGVCSTDIVVVAPKSAVWRGFVLGHVSSVAFVEHTNAGSTGTKMPRTSWAEMARYTIALPPQAVARAFTERLQPSIDRIIAGIHESRTLAALRGALLPKLISGELRVKDAENFIGRVV; from the coding sequence GATTCCTCTTCTACTTGCTGGGAACGCTCAACCTGAACAACTGGCGTGCAGGTTCAGGCCAGCCACTGCTGAATCAGGACATCCTCAATCGCATCCCCACTGCGGTTCCCGAACCAGCCGAACAACGCGCCATCGCCCACATCCTCGGCACGCTGGACGACAAGATCGAGCTGAACCGGCGGATGAGCGAGACGCTGGAGGCGATGGCGCGGGCGCTGTTCAAGGCATGGTTCGTGGACTTCGAGCCCGTGCGCGCCAAGACGGAGGGCCGCTGGCGCCGCGGCGAGTCCCTCCCCGGCCTCCCCGCCCACCTCTACGACCTCTTCCCCGACCGCCTCGTGAATTCCGAACTCGGCGAGATTCCGGAGGGGTGGGGGGTGGGGACGCTCGGCGACGTTGCGGATCATCCGCGCCGGGGCGTGCAACCGAACAGTATCGAGCCGGATACGCCGTACATCGCTTTGGAGCACATGCCGAAGCGGTGCATCGCACTCTACGATTGGGGCGTCGCAGACGGCCTCGAAAGCAACAAGTTCGAGTTCAAGAAAGGCGAAATCCTCTTCGGAAAGCTCCGCCCGTACTTCCATAAGGTCGGCGTCGCGCCAGTGGATGGCGTGTGCTCAACGGATATCGTCGTGGTAGCTCCGAAGAGTGCGGTGTGGCGTGGTTTCGTGCTCGGCCATGTGTCGAGTGTGGCGTTCGTCGAGCACACGAACGCGGGCTCGACCGGAACGAAAATGCCGCGGACCAGTTGGGCCGAGATGGCGCGCTACACGATCGCGCTGCCACCGCAGGCTGTTGCGCGCGCTTTCACGGAAAGGTTGCAGCCGTCCATTGACCGCATCATTGCGGGCATTCACGAATCCCGCACCCTGGCCGCCCTGCGCGGCGCGCTGCTGCCGAAGCTGATCTCCGGCGAGCTGCGGGTGAAGGATGCGGAGAACTTCATCGGGAGGGTGGTCTGA